From bacterium, the proteins below share one genomic window:
- a CDS encoding DUF5678 domain-containing protein, with translation MSMKKVIEFTEEVPFEEIMKYPGEYYAIVNHKVVAHGKDQDVVQKAAEKFSPNPLIGKAPIHDVVVY, from the coding sequence ATGAGTATGAAGAAGGTGATTGAGTTTACTGAGGAGGTTCCCTTTGAGGAGATAATGAAGTATCCGGGAGAGTATTATGCTATTGTCAATCATAAAGTTGTTGCGCATGGTAAAGATCAGGATGTAGTACAAAAGGCGGCCGAGAAATTTTCTCCAAATCCATTGATTGGAAAAGCTCCTATTCATGATGTTGTAGTTTATTAA